A single window of Vibrio gazogenes DNA harbors:
- a CDS encoding DUF2282 domain-containing protein, producing MNTSKTSLAFALTTAVALSAVTLPAQAASKEKCYGVSLAGQNDCKAGPGTSCAGTSKTDYQGDAWKFVPKGTCMEMKSETSPTGHGQLKAF from the coding sequence ATGAACACATCAAAAACATCTCTTGCTTTCGCGCTGACAACTGCGGTTGCACTTTCGGCAGTAACATTACCGGCCCAAGCGGCCAGTAAAGAAAAATGCTATGGCGTCTCGCTTGCCGGACAAAATGATTGTAAAGCTGGCCCCGGAACCTCTTGTGCCGGGACATCAAAAACAGACTATCAGGGAGATGCCTGGAAGTTTGTTCCTAAAGGAACTTGCATGGAGATGAAATCCGAAACCTCGCCGACAGGCCATGGTCAGCTCAAAGCATTCTAA
- a CDS encoding zf-HC2 domain-containing protein translates to MMMNCKQATRLLSERMERTLTTKEKLALRLHTSMCSSCRRFGNQMDDIRLLSKRYMSAELKDKEE, encoded by the coding sequence ATGATGATGAACTGTAAACAAGCCACACGCCTTCTTTCCGAACGCATGGAGCGCACACTGACAACCAAAGAAAAATTAGCCCTACGTCTTCATACAAGCATGTGTAGCAGTTGCCGCCGCTTCGGTAATCAGATGGATGATATCCGTTTATTATCAAAGCGTTACATGAGTGCCGAATTAAAAGATAAAGAAGAATAA